In one Gopherus evgoodei ecotype Sinaloan lineage chromosome 1, rGopEvg1_v1.p, whole genome shotgun sequence genomic region, the following are encoded:
- the LOC115648212 gene encoding olfactory receptor 52M1-like: MSDTNTTDFTNPSTFILLGIPGLEAAHVWISIPFCAMYVIVILGNFTILFIVKREPSLHGPMYYFLCMLAITDLVLSTTTVPKTLSIFWFNSREISFSACLMQMYFVHCLSAMESGIFVAMALDRYVAICDPLRHSTTLTNPMVAKIGLTVVLHSSILVLPNPFLVWRCPCYRTNIIPHTYCDHIAVVKLACADISASNYYGLSLAFFITGLDVFFIAVSYTQILRVIIGLPTKDARLKTFGTCVSHLCVILAFYIPSLFSILTHRFGHNVAPYFHVLNANMYLLVPPMLNPIIYGVRTKKIRNRLLWIFAHKGT, translated from the coding sequence atgtcagatactaacacaactgacttcaccaacccctccaccttcatcctgctgggcattcctggcctggaggctgcccatgtctggatctccattccCTTCTGTGCTATGTACGTCATAgtcatcttggggaacttcaccatcctgttcattgtgaagagggagccgagcctccatgggcccatgtactatttcctctgcatgctggccatcaCCGACCTGGTCCTGTCCACGACCACTGTGCCCAAAacactgagcatcttctggttcaattccagggagatcagtttcagtgcctgTCTCATGCAGATGTACTTCGTTCACTGCTTGTCAGCAATGGAATCTGGGATCTTTGTGGCCATGGCTTTGGATAGGTATGTAGCCATCTGCGATCCCCTGAGACATTCTACCACCCTGACAAACCCCATGGTGGCCAAGATTGGTCTCACTGTGGTACTACACAGCAGCATACTGGTACTACCCAATCCCTTCCTGGTGTGGCGGTGCCCCTGTTacagaaccaacatcatcccccatACCTACTGCGATCACATAGCTGTGGTCAAGCTGGCCTGTGCTGACATTAGTGCCAGTAATTACTATGGCCTGTCTTTGGCATTCTTCATCACAGGTCTAGATGTGTTTTTTATCGCTGTGTCCTATACTCAAATTCTCAGGGTTATCATaggcctccccacaaaggatgccaGACTCAAAACTTTTGGGACCTgcgtctcccacctctgtgtcatCTTAGCCTTTTACATCCCCAGTCTCTTCTCCATCCTGACACACAGATTTGGCCACAATGTGGCCCCATATTTCCATGTTCTCAATGCCAACATGTACCTCCTGGTGCCCCCAATGCTGAACCCCA